The Helianthus annuus cultivar XRQ/B chromosome 16, HanXRQr2.0-SUNRISE, whole genome shotgun sequence genome includes a window with the following:
- the LOC110879632 gene encoding protein WHAT'S THIS FACTOR 9, mitochondrial, with amino-acid sequence MSMASSKNLRKVVNKVLFLNQYTPTWRHIRNHSYTNVYMKWKSDSYFDSIESIHKSIQLKPIIALKNRITASPDSCIPVSDVSKKGIQLEIPIKVARFLRLYPSVFEEFIGPKYNLPWFRLTPEAAILHDEEQAVYRDFKADLQERLRKLILMSVENKLPLKIIKGMLWYLGLPEDYLDGNVDECFKVVEMGDGLKGLSAVQTKKTLSVIQKNALRTGVYNGGKMESISFPMFPSKGLRLRSKILDWLDGFQKLPYVSPYEECLDLCPGSDLAEKRVVGLLHELLSLFVEHSAERKKLLCLRKYLGLPQKVHKVFERHPCMFYLSLRNDTCTAILKEAYCDKMAIEAHPLATVRRKYIDLVKESKVILKNRRLQNHSFCSGEGDLKVEDTHSASQCL; translated from the coding sequence ATGAGTATGGCAAGTAGTAAAAATCTCAGAAAAGTGGTAAATAAGGTTCTCTTTTTAAATCAATACACACCCACCTGGCGACACATTCGAAATCACAGTTACACCAATGTATACATGAAATGGAAAAGTGATTCATACTTCGATTCAATTGAATCAATCCACAAATCCATCCAACTCAAACCCATAATCGCTCTCAAGAACCGTATTACAGCCTCTCCAGACAGTTGCATCCCGGTTTCCGATGTTTCAAAGAAAGGGATACAGTTAGAAATACCCATTAAGGTTGCTAGGTTTCTTCGATTATACCCGTCGGTTTTTGAGGAGTTCATCGGACCCAAATACAATTTACCCTGGTTTAGACTAACCCCAGAGGCTGCAATCCTTCATGATGAAGAACAAGCTGTTTATCGGGATTTTAAAGCCGACTTACAAGAAAGATTGAGAAAATTGATACTTATGAGTGTTGAAAATAAGTTGCCTTTGAAGATAATTAAAGGTATGTTGTGGTATTTAGGGTTACCGGAGGATTATTTGGACGGAAATGTTGACGAGTGTTTTAAGGTAGTTGAAATGGGCGATGGGCTGAAGGGATTATCGGCTGTTCAAACCAAAAAGACGTTGTCGGTGATTCAGAAGAACGCACTAAGAACCGGAGTTTATAACGGTGGAAAAATGGAATCCATTTCGTTTCCGATGTTTCCATCTAAGGGGTTGAGGTTAAGAAGCAAGATTTTGGATTGGTTGGATGGTTTTCAGAAACTTCCGTATGTTTCACCATATGAGGAATGCTTGGATTTATGCCCGGGTAGTGATTTGGCTGAGAAACGGGTCGTGGGTTTGCTCCATGAGTTGCTTAGTCTATTTGTGGAACATTCTGCTGAGAGGAAGAAGCTTTTGTGCTTGAGAAAGTATTTGGGGCTGCCACAGAAAGTTCATAAGGTGTTTGAGCGACATCCGTGTATGTTTTATCTATCTTTGAGGAATGACACGTGCACTGCGATATTGAAAGAAGCGTATTGTGATAAAATGGCTATTGAGGCCCATCCTCTTGCAACGGTAAGGAGAAAGTATATTGATTTGGTGAAGGAATCGAAAGTTATATTGAAAAACCGAAGGCTGCAAAATCATTCTTTTTGCTCGGGTGAAGGGGATTTGAAGGTTGAAGATACTCATAGTGCAAGTCAATGTCTATAA
- the LOC110879631 gene encoding probable L-gulonolactone oxidase 6 — translation MLLRSVLILKLVVLLIITLANGNPPEEPVKCSNNFTNCTITNSYGVFPDRSTCHAAEAAYPSSEQDIVSIVANATRAKRKMRVATRYSHSIPKLVCPDGENGLIISTENLNRVIKIDKEKMLVTLESGVTLRQLIDEAAKSGLAFPYTPYWWGLTIGGLLGTGAHGSTLWGDGSSIHDYVVQMRIVTAGSEENGYAKVRTLEENGEFDGEMKAAKVSLGVLGVISQVTLKLQPLFKRSVTFLPKNDTDLSDQAIAFGRQHEFADITWYPSQKRVVYRIDDRVSSNVSGNGLWDHPGFRSTPSLALLILRSTEEDQEAKGDAAGKCRNGKLTTNTLIRSAFGLTNDGIIFKGYPVIGYQNRLQASGGCLKGLKDAEITACPWDPRVKGLFFHQTTFSIVLSKAKDFIQDVQKLVSIAPQSLCGIDLYNGILMRYVTGSNAYIGKQEDSLDFDITYYRSKDPKTPRLYEDVLEEIEQMAVFKYDGLPHWGKNRNVAFEGAIKKYKKSREFLKVKGKYDPLGLFSSEWTDQVLGLKGGLTIVKEGCALEGLCVCSEDIHCAPQKGYLCRPGKVFQDARVCTLVQVSNQWSAQTEL, via the exons ATGCTATTAAGATCAGTTTTGATACTGAAATTGGTGGTCTTATTGATAATCACACTAGCAAACGGTAACCCCCCTGAAGAGCCCGTTAAATGTTCGAACAATTTTACAAACTGCACTATTACCAACTCGTATGGCGTGTTCCCAGACCGTAGCACTTGTCATGCAGCAGAGGCCGCATACCCTTCATCCGAACAAGACATTGTCTCAATAGTTGCAAACGCTACGCGAGCAAAAAGAAAGATGAGAGTAGCTACGCGTTACTCGCACAGTATACCAAAGTTGGTTTGTCCTGATGGTGAGAATGGGCTCATTATCAGTACAGAGAATCTTAACCGCGTTATTAAAATAGATAAAGAGAAAATGCTTGTTACCTTAGAGAGTGGTGTAACATTGAGGCAACTTATTGATGAAGCTGCAAAAAGTGGGTTGGCTTTTCCTTATACTCCTTATTGGTGGGGCTTAACGATAGGTGGTCTTTTAGGTACCGGTGCACATGGTAGCACCCTTTGGGGAGATGGTAGTTCAATTCATGATTATGTGGTTCAAATGCGGATTGTCACCGCAGGAAGTGAGGAAAATGGTTATGCTAAAGTGAGAACTCTAGAAGAAAATGGTGAGTTTGATGGTGAGATGAAGGCAGCTAAGGTTTCTCTTGGAGTACTTGGAGTCATTTCTCAG GTGACTTTAAAGTTACAACCCTTGTTCAAGAGATCTGTTACCTTCTTACCAAAAAATGATACGGACTTATCAGATCAAGCCATCGCTTTCGGGAGACAACATGAGTTTGCGGACATAACATGGTACCCAAGCCAAAAACGAGTTGTTTATCGCATTGATGATCGAGTTTCCTCCAATGTATCTGGAAATGGACTTTGGGATCACCCCGGTTTTCGATCAACGCCTTCACTTGCACTCCTTATCTTAAGATCTACAG AGGAAGATCAAGAAGCTAAAGGTGATGCTGCTGGAAAGTGCAGAAATGGAAAGCTTACTACAAACACTTTAATAAGGAGTGCATTTGGGCTGACCAATGATG GTATTATCTTTAAGGGATACCCTGTAATCGGGTATCAAAATCGGCTTCAAGCATCAGGAGGTTGCCTAAAAGGCTTGAAAGATGCTGAAATAACCGCATGTCCATGGGATCCCCGAGTGAAGGGTTTGTTCTTTCACCAAACCACATTCAGCATTGTCCTTTCAAAAGCTAAAGATTTCATCCAAGACGTACAAAAGCTTGTAAGTATCGCACCACAATCGTTATGTGGTATAGATCTATATAATGGGATCCTCATGAGATATGTCACCGGCTCAAATGCATACATAGGAAAACAAGAAGACTCATTAGATTTTGACATCACATATTATAGAAGTAAAGATCCCAAAACTCCAAGACTTTATGAAGATGTGTTAGAAGAGATTGAACAAATGGCGGTGTTTAAGTACGATGGTTTACCGCATTGGGGGAAGAATCGAAATGTGGCATTTGAGGGGGCGATCAAGAAGTATAAAAAGAGTAGGGAGTTTTTGAAGGTTAAAGGGAAATATGATCCATTAGGGTTATTCTCAAGTGAGTGGACAGATCAAGTTTTAGGACTCAAAGGTGGTTTAACCATTGTTAAGGAGGGTTGTGCACTTGAAGGTTTGTGTGTGTGCTCAGAGGACATTCATTGTGCCCCCCAAAAAGGTTATTTGTGTAGGCCTGGGAAAGTCTTTCAGGATGCAAGGGTTTGTACTTTGGTTCAAGTCTCAAATCAATGGTCGGCACAAACCGAACTCTAG